In Methanosarcina barkeri MS, a single window of DNA contains:
- the fpoK gene encoding F420H2 dehydrogenase subunit FpoK, with protein sequence MIPLIFYLGLAALLFSIGLYGVMTHKNGIRMIMCIELMLNSANLNLVAFSSYTNTLNGQVFAVFSIALAAAEAAVGFAILMAIYRMHDKINLNELKILRW encoded by the coding sequence ATGATTCCTTTAATCTTTTACCTCGGGCTTGCAGCCCTGCTCTTTTCAATAGGACTCTATGGTGTAATGACACATAAAAACGGTATCAGGATGATTATGTGCATTGAACTCATGCTCAACTCCGCAAACCTGAACCTGGTAGCTTTCTCCAGCTACACGAATACCCTGAACGGGCAGGTTTTTGCCGTATTCTCAATTGCCCTTGCAGCTGCCGAAGCAGCAGTCGGTTTTGCAATCCTCATGGCAATCTATAGAATGCACGATAAGATCAACCTTAATGAGCTCAAGATCCTGAGGTGGTAA
- the fpoL gene encoding F420H2 dehydrogenase subunit FpoL, translating into MVKTALEELAFLIPLLPALAFVITFFFGRKMPSGGAVVPILAIAASFVISLMITLRLLVNPNEVISQSYPWFAVLNIGVLIDPLAAVMLSMVSFVSLLIHIYAVSYMSGDPGEARYFAETSLFTAAMLSLALSDNILQLFVSWELVGFCSYLLIGFWFERPSAAAAAKKAFLTTRIGDVMFLTGIIVLTSDLLKLAGGFQEGTYLLRFDEIFSYIPQLSALHSNIFGFEVSHLTIITLLFFGGAVGKSGQFPLHVWLPDAMEGPTTVSALIHAATMVTAGVYLVARTFPMFIAAPDSLMVVAYLGGFTALFAGTMGIVMNDLKRVLAYSTISQLGYMMLGLGLGSAIGLEAVGISLFHLINHAFFKALLFLCAGSVIHAVGTQDMRELGGVRKVMPVTAATMAIAALALAGFGIPGTSIGTSGFFSKDAIIEAAYLFGENSNNWIPYVFSIAAALLTSIYIFRLIFMTFTGKPRSDYHGHESPAIMTIPLAILAIFSLLFGGLTKTGFMDFLEETFANSFVNLDIGSLAALGRNELVGAAGNESLFVQWLPMIVAIAGLAVAFVIYYLRIIKLGPLASMKNPVYRLLYKRYYQHEIYTEFFSLGIIYGIIALLSQVLDVIIDSIVEGIGILTVGVSEELRRVQTGVVQTYAIVVIAGVSLLIILVKLIMEVL; encoded by the coding sequence GTGGTAAAAACGGCTCTGGAAGAATTAGCATTTTTAATTCCCCTGCTTCCGGCACTGGCTTTTGTAATCACCTTCTTTTTTGGCAGGAAAATGCCATCAGGTGGCGCCGTTGTCCCTATACTGGCAATTGCCGCTTCCTTCGTAATCTCTTTAATGATTACGCTCAGGCTGCTGGTAAACCCCAACGAGGTTATAAGCCAGTCCTATCCCTGGTTTGCAGTGCTCAATATAGGAGTGTTGATTGATCCCCTGGCCGCAGTAATGCTGTCAATGGTCTCTTTTGTGAGCCTGCTGATACATATCTATGCAGTTAGCTATATGTCCGGTGACCCGGGAGAAGCAAGGTATTTTGCAGAAACCTCACTCTTTACCGCAGCAATGCTTTCCCTGGCACTTTCGGACAACATCCTTCAGCTCTTTGTTTCCTGGGAACTTGTAGGGTTCTGTTCTTATCTCTTAATTGGTTTCTGGTTCGAAAGGCCCTCAGCTGCAGCGGCTGCCAAGAAGGCTTTCCTGACAACCAGGATCGGAGATGTGATGTTCCTTACAGGGATAATTGTACTGACCTCCGATCTCCTGAAACTTGCAGGCGGATTCCAGGAAGGGACATATCTACTCCGTTTTGACGAAATCTTTAGTTATATCCCGCAGCTTTCTGCGCTTCATTCAAACATTTTCGGTTTTGAAGTAAGTCATCTTACCATCATCACCCTGCTCTTCTTCGGAGGGGCCGTAGGAAAGTCCGGGCAATTCCCTCTGCATGTATGGCTGCCTGACGCAATGGAAGGCCCGACAACGGTTTCTGCCCTTATCCATGCCGCAACAATGGTTACTGCCGGTGTCTATTTGGTAGCAAGAACCTTCCCGATGTTTATTGCAGCTCCTGACTCCCTCATGGTAGTTGCCTACCTTGGAGGCTTTACAGCGCTCTTTGCGGGCACGATGGGCATTGTGATGAATGACCTCAAGCGTGTGCTTGCTTATTCAACCATAAGCCAGCTCGGATACATGATGCTTGGCCTTGGCCTCGGCTCGGCAATCGGGCTTGAAGCAGTAGGCATTTCTCTCTTCCACCTGATCAACCATGCTTTCTTTAAGGCTCTTCTTTTCCTCTGTGCAGGTAGCGTAATCCACGCAGTAGGTACCCAAGATATGAGGGAACTCGGAGGCGTAAGAAAGGTAATGCCAGTTACGGCTGCTACTATGGCAATTGCAGCACTGGCTCTGGCAGGCTTCGGGATACCCGGAACCTCAATAGGAACAAGTGGTTTCTTCTCAAAGGATGCGATTATTGAAGCTGCCTATCTCTTTGGAGAGAACAGCAACAACTGGATTCCCTATGTATTTTCAATTGCGGCTGCACTCCTCACTTCAATTTACATATTCAGGCTGATCTTCATGACCTTTACAGGGAAGCCGAGAAGTGACTACCACGGACACGAATCTCCCGCTATTATGACAATTCCCCTCGCAATTCTGGCAATCTTTTCCCTTTTATTTGGAGGGCTGACAAAAACAGGGTTCATGGATTTCCTTGAAGAAACATTTGCAAACAGCTTCGTGAATCTTGACATAGGAAGCCTTGCAGCCTTAGGTCGAAATGAGCTTGTAGGGGCAGCAGGAAATGAATCTCTCTTTGTCCAGTGGCTTCCGATGATAGTTGCCATTGCAGGTCTTGCAGTTGCTTTTGTGATCTATTATCTGAGGATAATTAAACTCGGGCCGCTTGCTTCCATGAAGAATCCGGTTTACAGGCTGCTTTACAAACGCTATTACCAGCATGAAATCTATACCGAGTTCTTCTCACTCGGAATCATATACGGAATCATTGCTCTCCTTTCTCAGGTGCTTGATGTGATCATTGACAGTATCGTGGAAGGAATCGGAATTCTTACAGTTGGTGTAAGTGAGGAGCTCAGGAGAGTCCAGACCGGAGTTGTCCAGACCTATGCAATTGTAGTAATTGCGGGTGTGAGCCTGCTGATAATACTTGTTAAGTTAATAATGGAGGTACTCTGA
- the fpoJ gene encoding F420H2 dehydrogenase subunit FpoJ: protein MRTNRPLAFLVVLLFTAIVVIGAFGTSWNTVSELPQNPADQSNIEGIGMLIFTHYVAPFEVLSIVLLASLIGAIYLAKGEENQ, encoded by the coding sequence GTGAGGACTAACCGACCCTTAGCCTTTCTCGTAGTCTTGCTCTTTACAGCTATTGTGGTAATCGGGGCTTTTGGGACTTCCTGGAACACGGTTTCCGAACTCCCCCAAAACCCGGCTGACCAGAGTAATATAGAGGGCATTGGCATGCTGATCTTTACCCATTACGTAGCACCTTTTGAGGTCCTTTCAATTGTCCTGCTCGCCTCCCTCATAGGAGCGATTTACCTGGCAAAAGGGGAGGAAAACCAATGA
- a CDS encoding NADH-quinone oxidoreductase subunit J — MIGLETIGEALKMAVFWVLAISTVFFAVFVVTAKDIVRAGLALIMCMFGIAALYILLNAQFLGIIQVLVYIGAIGVLILFAVMLTKHEIGGEPGED, encoded by the coding sequence ATGATCGGACTCGAAACAATCGGAGAAGCCCTGAAAATGGCTGTCTTCTGGGTTCTTGCCATCTCTACAGTATTCTTTGCAGTTTTCGTGGTAACTGCAAAGGATATTGTCCGAGCCGGGCTTGCCCTGATCATGTGCATGTTTGGAATTGCAGCTCTCTACATCCTTTTGAATGCCCAGTTCCTGGGAATCATTCAGGTACTGGTTTACATTGGAGCAATCGGGGTGCTCATCCTCTTTGCAGTTATGCTGACAAAGCACGAGATCGGAGGTGAACCCGGTGAGGACTAA
- the fpoI gene encoding F420H2 dehydrogenase subunit FpoI, with the protein MVLKNIKYAIRNITRPPVTRMYPEKQSELSGRFRGLQILDKSKCIGCGICANTCPNAAIKIVKAPIAPGSTKQRWFPQIDIGHCLFCGLCIDQCPKGALSSGKEYAKGLVKWKHKDLLMTPEKLAREVDLEEGDEK; encoded by the coding sequence ATGGTCCTCAAAAACATTAAATACGCAATTAGAAACATCACAAGGCCTCCCGTAACCAGGATGTACCCGGAAAAACAAAGCGAGCTTTCCGGTCGGTTCAGGGGGCTTCAGATACTTGATAAAAGTAAATGTATAGGCTGTGGCATCTGTGCCAATACCTGTCCCAATGCCGCAATCAAGATCGTAAAAGCCCCGATTGCACCAGGCAGCACAAAACAACGCTGGTTCCCTCAGATTGACATCGGACACTGCCTTTTCTGTGGGCTCTGTATCGACCAGTGCCCGAAAGGTGCACTTTCAAGCGGAAAGGAATACGCTAAAGGTCTCGTTAAATGGAAGCACAAAGACCTGCTCATGACTCCTGAAAAACTTGCAAGGGAAGTCGATCTTGAGGAAGGTGACGAGAAATGA
- the fpoH gene encoding F420H2 dehydrogenase subunit FpoH yields the protein MTVVIPEYITPLIPWVRGIFGLVLIGVIFMGAMGAVWLERKLSADIQTRMGPCRVGKYGLLQLVADAIKLFTKEDLKPLNADSLLFNNANIFMLGSVFLMLVALPVGAVFINGVEYPLAVTQMDISVLYIEAVSALSIFGIFMVAYGSNNKYSLLGAFRNFARMVGYEVPLGITVISVAAMTGSLNIVDISTAQGLHWNIFLQPLGCFVFFVSLMADMGRLPFDQNESEEELIAGWITEYCGMRFGLGFFAEYIHMILGSFLVALLFLGGWNVPGFIANNSFFGIIVPTGFLIVKVVFVLMVIIGLRWAVPRFRIDQVVDLSWKKLLPLALLNLVWAVGLGLYLGV from the coding sequence GCCTTGTCCTGATTGGAGTTATTTTCATGGGAGCAATGGGAGCTGTCTGGCTTGAACGGAAGCTTTCTGCTGACATCCAGACCAGGATGGGGCCCTGCCGCGTAGGGAAATATGGGCTTCTGCAGCTTGTAGCCGATGCAATCAAACTTTTTACAAAAGAAGACTTAAAGCCGCTGAATGCTGACAGTTTACTTTTTAATAATGCTAATATTTTCATGCTTGGTTCGGTTTTTCTTATGCTTGTTGCCCTTCCTGTGGGCGCGGTCTTTATTAATGGGGTCGAATACCCGCTTGCGGTTACCCAGATGGACATCAGCGTGCTTTACATTGAAGCGGTGTCCGCATTATCTATTTTCGGGATTTTCATGGTGGCTTACGGCTCTAATAACAAATACTCCCTGCTAGGGGCTTTTCGAAACTTTGCCCGAATGGTAGGATATGAAGTACCTCTTGGAATAACTGTCATAAGTGTAGCTGCTATGACAGGTTCGCTTAATATAGTAGACATTTCGACTGCGCAGGGCCTGCACTGGAATATTTTCCTCCAGCCCCTGGGATGTTTTGTATTCTTTGTATCACTTATGGCTGATATGGGAAGACTCCCCTTTGACCAGAACGAGTCCGAAGAAGAATTGATAGCAGGGTGGATTACAGAATACTGTGGAATGCGTTTCGGGCTAGGTTTCTTTGCCGAATACATCCACATGATCCTTGGTTCTTTCCTTGTAGCCCTTCTCTTCCTTGGCGGCTGGAACGTACCAGGCTTTATTGCAAATAACTCTTTCTTTGGCATTATTGTTCCAACAGGCTTCTTGATTGTAAAAGTTGTCTTTGTACTTATGGTAATTATAGGGCTCAGATGGGCTGTCCCGAGGTTCAGGATTGACCAGGTTGTTGACCTGAGCTGGAAAAAATTGCTTCCTCTTGCTCTTTTAAACCTTGTCTGGGCTGTAGGGCTCGGACTCTACCTGGGGGTGTGA